From the genome of Brassica oleracea var. oleracea cultivar TO1000 chromosome C4, BOL, whole genome shotgun sequence:
TGAAAGTTTGTAGAGTGTAGAGTGTAGGGTTTGTTGATTGTTGAAGATAGCTCTGGGCATTCAGTTATTGTTTCGGTTCCGGTTCGGTTTTAGAAGTTTATGATCCGTTTGAATATTTAGAAAATTTGGTTCAATTTCAGTTCGACTATTTTAGTTTTCAGTTCGGGTAACAAAGTTGGGAACCTCTAATATCTGCGGTAATTTCAGATCCCATGTCCCGGTTTTTTGGTTAATTTGGGTTAAAAATCAGAAAGTTGCCTTTTTCAGATTAAATATCATTTTTTTTGGGGTTTTAGATAAAAAAAAATTGGATATTTTTAAATATTTCGGATATTGACAAGTGTTGTTCTGGTTCCTGTTCGGTTCCGGTTTCAAGAGTTGTGTTTTCTTTTGTAATGTTTTTATGTAGATTGTCACGCTTGGAATGCCGAGTGTCTCGCCTATTGAAAGAGTTGGAACATATGTGAGCCCTGAGGAATGGAATGAACTGATCAGTGATCCGGAAACTGTGAGAACTCTTTTTGAATGCAAGATTCATTTTATGCATAGAGAAGAAAGAGTGTTTATGCATATGTTAGAAGATGTGTTTCAGGTAGTGATTGATGTGAGGAACACCTATGAGACTAGGATTGGGAAGTTCAAAGGAGCTGTGGATCCATGCACCACAGCTTTCAGGCATTTCCCATCTTGGGTTGAGGATCAGTTTGCATTGAAGCAAGAAGGCAATGAAACGCAAGCAAAGGTGGAGAAAAATGAAGAAGAGAAAGCTGAGAAACCGAAGGGGCTGCCACGGATTGCTATGTACTGCACTGGAGGAATCAGATGTGAGAAAGCTTCAAGCTTTCTTCTTAGCCAAGGCTTCGAAGAGGTAAACTATACACAAATGCAATGTCAAAAAATCGCTAGGAATGCTTTAAAATTATTGAGCGTTTCAACCGATTTTTTTTTTTTTAAATTGTTTCATTAGGTCCGATTTGCTGACTAGACCGATTTTTAGAATATTCATTGACTTTTTGAGATTTAGAGCTTGAACATTTTTGTGATCAGGTGTATCATCTGAAAGGTGGGATACTGAAGTACCTAGAGCAAGTCCCCAAAACAGAGAGCTTGTGGGAAGGAGAATGCTTTGTGTTTGACAAACGTGTGTCAGTGGAACATGGTTTAGCACAAGGAACACATAAACTCTGCTATGGATGCAAGCAGCCTATAAGTGATGAAGACATGGAAGCTCCAGAGTATGAGTCTGGAGTCTCTTGTCCTTACTGTTACTCTGAGAAGTCCGAAGAGGAGAAAGAAAGAGCAAGAGCAAGGCAGATTCAGTTTGAGGAATGGGGTGTAATTGGTGGTCCGGATAAAGGTCGTAGGCCTGCTACTAAACCGGATAGTCCAAGAAAGAGCAGTGCCAAGTTTGGTTCTTCAATATAGATTTTGATGTTAAGAAAGACTATCTGAAAGATTTTGTGGTCTCCTCCATAATTTATAAAACCATTGTTATATTTGAGTGGCTTAAACGCTAATCATCAAGGAAATGGAATTGTGTTTTAAGTTTTCTGATGATATTCATTTCTTTTGGAGTCAATTTGAAGAAGAACGACATAACAGTACAACGGCAAGTTGTTCAAGTTGTTTCTTGTAATCCGGCAGCAAGTGTAAAAACAGTAAAACGGCACGCTGTGCATGTTTTCACACGTGGAACGGCATGAAGTGTGAGAATCTCTTTTAATGTCGACGACTAAGATGGCGTCGCGTCCTCGTTGAAGGATCGTTTCTGGGGATTTGATTGATAGCTAAGGAGAGAGAGAGAGAGAGAGAGAGAGAGAGATCGAAGCGGTGATGACAGGAGGAGTGCTCAAGCTCGTGAAGCCAAAGATCCAATCTGCGGATATCCAAGCCGCCGCAGGATGGGGTATCGCCGCCGCAGCCGGCGCCATCTGGGTCGTCCAAGTAAGTCAATTTCGATCTCCGGCGGTAGATTTTTCGAATTGGGTTTCACGAATTAGCTTATGAAATGGAAGAAAGATGATTGATTGATGATGATTGATGAATATTTTCAAAGTTTTGCACTTTCATCAATCTCGTTAGACCTTAAAGGCTGAAACTTTATCGGCGCCAATATAAGCTGCGTCGTTGCATTTACATATAATCTCAATTTCATTAAGGGTTTGATTCAGTTTTGTGTTAGTATACTCGAATTGATGATCAAGCTTCTTCATTTCTAGGGTCTTTTTAGCTTCTCTTGTTATTTGATTCAATTGGTTACATCATTAGTGATTTAGGATCTGTGATTGGTGTTATGAAGAGATTAGTGCCTTGAGATTAATTGACCTTTTTCTCTAATGTTTCCCTTCGTTTTGTTTTGCATCTCTGACATGAATCTTTATCATACACAGCCATTTGATTGGATTAAGAAGACATTCATTGATAAACCAGCAGCTGAAGACAAGTGAGTGATCAAGATCCAAGACAAAGTGAGAGATTTTTTTTTTTCTTCCAGTTTTCAAGTTTGTTATTGCATCTTTGCGATGTAGCTGAATAAATTTTTGGTTCTGTTCTGGGGACTTCTTGTTTCATGACTTCATTGTAGACATTCTGTTTTCTCGAATGTTATAACACAAAGAAGCACATTCCAAATTCTCAGCAAAGAGTACACATTTGGCTTTTTTATCATATGTTGTTATTTTCATATGAAAGTGTATATACAGATCAAGAAGACCCTTTCCAAATTTCAACCTCATGTTACTCTAATTCATATATATACATAGATGAAGCTTTCCTAATGCAGCAAATGTTTGTTGCAATACAAAAAATCTTGAAAAAAACTCCCATCCCATCACCTTGCCTAAGCCTTAATCTAAAAGTTTGAGGTTAAAAGTAATCCATAATGAATGCAGACAACACTAACGAGAAGCAGTGTATCTTTGGACTACTTCTCTATACAGACAACAAGATGCTCCAACAACCACCAAATCTTCTCTGCAATCATGATGTGTTTGTTGTTGATGTTGATGCATCATTGCTTTCTTTCATTCTCCTCTCGGCTGCCATAGCTGCAGCCACTGAGGGCGGTAGATCTCTCAGATTCCTCTCTCCATCTCCCTCGTTTTCTTCTGTCTCTTCTGCTGGTGGTGAAGCAAATAGACACTCTAGGTCTCTTAGTGTCAGATTCTGTTGATCTTGATTCTTTGTATTCCTGCTGCTGCTAAATGAGCTTACGTTTACGTTCTTGCTCCTGTTCAGCTTGTAGATGCTGTCTTCCACTGTACCCGTTACCTAGTCCCCACCAAAAAAAAAGAGAGATGTCAAGATCAAAGTGAAGCTGCACAAGAAACAAAGCAGACGCACGAACCAGGAAGCGATGAACTAGAGTAGGCTTATCTTGTCCTATCCGGTGAACACGCCCAACAGCTTGCGCTTCTGTAGCTGGATTTAGAAGCGGCTCCACTAGAACAACATGCTGTGCTTCCAGAAGATTAAGACCATTGGCACCATGCTGCACCAGAAGCAGCAGGACTTGGATCGATTCTTTCTCTGTCCCCTTGAATTTGCTAATTGCCGTCTGTGATTTTCTGCATTCCCATGGAATCAACGTTATATATGTCTCTGAAGTCTTAAGTAACCTATGCAACAACAATAATTTTACCTTCCTCCTTTCATCCGAATGAAAGTGATGCCGTTTGCAGAGAAGGCATGTTCCAACACATCAAGAACATCGTTCCAGCTGGAGAAAACAAGAACCTTAGCTTCCCGGTCACTTGACTTGATCCATAAGATTCTTCTAGTAACAGCTTCAATCTACCCAAACACAATATATGAGAAAACGAAGTATACTACTTGTTGGAAGAATCTTTAAAAAGCATGGAGGGGCTAACCTTTGTTCCATATGAACCTTGAACAGATAATGATGCTTCGTTTTCTCTGTGATCTTGACCTGACGAGTAACCGTTTTGTCTGTCATCAGCATACGCAATGTTTCCAACATCTGTATGTTGCCTGCATATTGGACACATCACCCACTTTCGCATAGTTTCATGAACCGAACCACGCTCAGTCATGGAGAAAAAGCCTGTGGAGAGACACAAAGATGCATGAGATAACAGTGCATGCAAGTCCAGCTCCTTATGATCAAGTAAGGTGTTTACATTTACAGCAAGTGCTGTGCCCACACTGGAAAACCATCTTCTGATTCCGTAGGGTTTCATGACAAATAGGACATGCTTCCTCTCGCTTTAGAACGTTTTCTCTCTCCTGTTCAACAGGATCTGAAGCCTTAGCTGTTTCCTCTACTGGTGAGGAGTGATCTTGACTCTCTTCTTGTTTCTGTTTGGTTTCTATCAACCCCTGAAAAAGGATAAAAAATTTGTTTATACGTACACTTAATGACTTCTCTTGGCCAATAACAACAGCAAGGTAAGGGGTTTACCTTCAGATAACGAAGCTTCCCTTTTATACTAAGTAATGAGGACTGAGCCAAAAATTTATCATTAGTGTTCTGGACACTAGCAGCGTCTAACTCATCAAGACTCAAAGCATAAATGGCCGTGTCATCTTCAGATTCTCTAAGCTGTAGTCTCATCGTCGCCATCTTAATCTCATCATAGGCACGTAGAAGGTTAGCTTGAGCCCTAGCCAAGTCCCTTGCATGTGCATATTCCTTCCTCATCACCTTCATCAGATAAATCAAAAACTACAAATGTCAGAACTTGAAAATGAAAGATATTATTACTTCACCCCTTTCTCCATCTTACCTCAAGAGTTTTTAAATGGTTTTTAGCTGCCAATTTGCTTTCACTGTCTAAATAAGACTTGCAATGGTTTCTTATCACACCAAGAACCACTTCCGTCTCAGATGCAGATTTTGAAACCTATTATCACAACAGAGAGAGCATTAAATGTGGGATAGGACCAAACTGAAGATAGATCAAGTGACTTACAATAACGGCGTCACCACCATTTCTTTTGGTGGGTTCTTCGTTGTCAACAGATGACGGATTGTTTCTCGATGACAAACCGAAAAAGAAATGATTACGAGCAGACTTCTTCTTCTGTAGATCTACCATCTCTTCAGCAGATGCATGTTCCATTACTCCTCCACGAGATTTGTTAAGACGGAACAGCCTAGCCTCATATTCCTGGGAAGATTTTTTCAATACATTAACTAACATCAATAAAAACTTCATATAAAAGCAAGCGCACACACACAAGCAAAAGAAGCAAACCTGGAATCGTTCATCTAGCTCGCAATGAATACAAGTAGGGCCATCATCTTTCTTATTACAATACTTGCAATTACCAATACACTCAATATCCTCCACTCTTGGTTTCTTCATAGTCTTGTTGATCTCTAAAAGCTTATCCATCACTGTTTTTCTAGAGCTTTCTAGCGTATCCATACATGTCTGCAGATGAAGTTTCATCCCATGTATGGTTCTAAAGCTGAAACAAATATATAACGATCACTTGTTATATGATAAA
Proteins encoded in this window:
- the LOC106341875 gene encoding rhodanese-like domain-containing protein 7, which produces MLRFYHWRFPPSLAAARMLSSPPPPPPTPHSQPSISSGVSNSISTTKNFKPKLLSTQSQLQNLSSSPLKSTVACSSSGPIRQNMTTVSQCFSTKQEPVESDKSSLLVVSFYKFADFPDHADLRKPLKDLCEELCVSGGIILAPEGINGSICGSRESVERVLAFIQSDVRLSGLRQVETPVSPEQEAIHHGHSSGSPLAAGEDAPFRWDHVRVKLKKEIVTLGMPSVSPIERVGTYVSPEEWNELISDPETVVIDVRNTYETRIGKFKGAVDPCTTAFRHFPSWVEDQFALKQEGNETQAKVEKNEEEKAEKPKGLPRIAMYCTGGIRCEKASSFLLSQGFEEVYHLKGGILKYLEQVPKTESLWEGECFVFDKRVSVEHGLAQGTHKLCYGCKQPISDEDMEAPEYESGVSCPYCYSEKSEEEKERARARQIQFEEWGVIGGPDKGRRPATKPDSPRKSSAKFGSSI